The region GCCGCCGGATGCCAATGGAGCCGCCGTCAGCGAGCGGCTGGCGCGGGTCTGTGGCGTGGCGAACTTTTCCCTGGCCCGCGCGGTGCCGCTCAACCTGGCCGAGCCGAACCTTGAGGAACTCAACCGCGCCATCATCGAGGAACTGCAGTCGAAATCTTTTTCGACGTTCCGCGTCACGGCGAAACGAGCCGACAAGCGTCTGACGTTGACCTCGATGGATGTCGAACGATTGGTCGGCGAAGCCATTCATGAACGCATGGGGAAACCGGTCAGCCTCAAGGCCCCTGACCTCACCGTCTACATTGAGCTGCTATCGAGAGACGCCTACTTCTCCGTGGACAAAGTTCAGGGGCCCGGCGGCATGCCGGTGGGAGTCAGCGGCACGGTTGCCTGTCTGATTTCCGGCGGAATCGATTCACCGGTCGCCGCCTATCGCATGATTAAACGCGGCTGCCGCGCCGTATTTGTCCATTTCTCAGGCCGGCCGCTGGTGAGCCGCGCCTCGGAAGACAAGGTCCGTGAACTGGTCCAAACCCTCAACGCCTCACTCTATGAGACCACGCTCTACGTGATTCCGTTTGGAGAGATCCAGCGCGAGATCGTGCTCAACACCCCCGCCCCCTTCCGCGTCGTCTTGTATCGCCGGATGATGATGCGGATCGCGGAAACCCTCGCAAGGAAGGAAGAGTGCTGGGGCCTGGTGACGGGCGACAGCCTGGGACAGGTCGCCTCTCAGACGCCGGAAAACCTGTCGGTGGTCGAAGAAGTGGCGGGACTGCCGATCCTCCGGCCGCTCATCGGGATGGACAAACTGGAAATTACGGACGACGCGAAACGCATCGGCACCTATGAGACCTCCATCGAACCGGATCAGGACTGCTGCAAACTCTTCACGCCGCCGCACCCCAGTACTAAGACACGCCTCGCAGAACTCTTGAATGTCGAGCGCGCCTTAGATATTCCCCGCCTTGTGCAACAGGGACTGGACAAGGCCGAGCGGACGGAATTTACTTTCCCCGCGTAGCCAGCGCCAGCCCTTTCTCCCGGACTATCGCAAAGTGCGTCTCCAGCTCACGCCGCATCGCCGCGGCCACCATCCAATCCGGCACGACCGTCTGGATCTCGACCAGTAATTCGAACTCGGCTTTGGTATGGGCGCCGCCATCAACCGGCAGGAGCTTCCAGAACCGGTGATACTGTTTGAAGTCGCCGCCCTTCAGCTCCGTCAGCAATCCGCCGCCTGGCAGCGTGCGCGACTCGCTGAGCAATCGCCGCTCTCCCGCCAGCAAGACATGCTCGATCCGGATGTCCGTCAGCACCGTGCCCTCCTGCTCGCGTATCTCCGCCATGCGCATGCGGGTGTCGAACAATTCGGGCCAATGGGCATAGTCGGTCAAGAGGCGTTGAATGATCGCCGGCGCCACCGGAAAAAGCACCGTCGCCGTCGCCTTCACCCCGCCAGCAGGTTCCGTCCGCACGTCCAGTACGACCGGTTCGGCCCCAACGCTCCACCCCGGATCGCTGCACAGGAGACCGGCTAGCAGCATGATCGCTCGCCATACCATGGCGCGATTATATAGGCCCATGGCGATCCAGGCGAGGCCCTTGATTGACGCATCCAAACCGCTCTGTGCTAGGATGCGCGGCATGACTCGCTGGACCTTGTGCCTGCTGACAATCCTCAGCCTGTGGAGCCTTTCAGCCTCCGCTCACGCCCAGCCCATGGACGGCTCGCACGCAACCACCGAACAATCCTGCAGCTTCGGCATGGGCAAGGGAGAAGCCTCGCATAGCTGTGCCGTCCCATTTCCCGCCGGATGCCGCGTGGCACAGGCGCCCGGTTCCACGAAACCCTGGACGACCATATCCAAGGGCGGCCGGTTCTTGTGCCGATTCGATGAAAAAGCCACCGACTGGAAAACCACCATCACCGGCGCCTGCGGCCGCTGCCAATCCGACCATTGCTCAGCGCAATTCAGCGTCCGTTATGACTGTTCCCCTCAACAGTAATCTCTATGGCCCTCGCTAGGGCAATCAAACAAGAAGCCCAGGCGCTCGGATTCGATGCCGTGGGCATTGTCCGCGTGGACACGGCACCCGCTCTGCCGCCCACGCTCGCCTCGCGCCTCACCCAATGGCTCCAGCGCGGGTTCCACGCCACCATGGCCTGGATGGAACGGACGCCGGAAAAGCGGGCCGATCCCCGCCTCGTGCTCCCCGGATGCCGCTCGATCATTGCCGTAGGCATAAATTATTTTACCGGCCATCGCGCGGACGAACGGCCGGGCCACGGCCGGATCGCCCGCTATGCCTGGGGACAGGACTACCATGACGTAGTGGGAGCAAAGCTGAAGGCCCTCGAAGCCCGTATTACCGCCCTCGCCCCCCATGCCACAACCAGATCCTATGCCGATACCGGCCCCATCATGGAAAAGGCCTGGGCGGAACAGGCGGGGCTCGGCTGGATCGGCAAACATTCCAATCTCGTGTCGGCCGAGCACGGCTCCTGGCTCTTGCTGGGGGAGATTCTCACCACACTGGAACTGGACCCGGACGAACCGGCCAGCGACCTCTGTGGCAGCTGCACACTCTGTATTCAGGCCTGTCCAACAGGGGCGATCGCCGAGCCCTACGTCGTGGATGCCACCCGCTGCATCTCATATCTGACCATCGAACTGCGCGGCGATATGGCTGCCGTGCCGGAGGAACTACGGCGCCGCATGGGCAATCACATTTTCGGCTGCGACGACTGCCTGGATGTCTGTCCGTTTAACTTGCGCGCCGCGCCCACTCAGGAACCGGCATTTCAGCCCTCTCCTGTGACCTTGGCGCCGGATCTGGACGCGCTTGCCCAGTTGGACGACTCCGCGTTTCGCCGCACATTTCACCAGAGTCCGATCAAGCGGGCCAAACTGGCGGGACTTCAACGTAATCTTTCAATCGCGAAAACCAACCAATAAATAGCCCCACCTACATATTTCCATTAAAAAGTGTCCGCCCCTCTTTATTCCATCCGGCAAGAGGAGTAGGCTATCTGTAGTCGATCGGTGTTCGACGGGAGCCCTTAACAAGGAGTCCTCCGAATGAACCCTGCGACCTTCCTCCTGATTTCAAGCGACGTCCATACGCGGCGTGCCCTTGAACAGGTCGTTCCCCGGCATGCCATCCTTCTCACAGCCGACACCCCGTTATTGGGCATCCGGCAGATCCAGCAATCCAATCCCGCCCTCGTCCTCTGCGAAGGCACCCCGCATACGGTCGTGCCCATTCTTCAGGAAGCACGGCTGCGCCGCCCGAACCTCCCCGTCATCGTCATCGGCCCTCAAGCCTCCGTTCACGAGGCCGTCGAGACGATGCGCGCCGGAGCAGCGGACTATCTCGCCAAACCGCTGGTTCCCGAGGAACTCGATGCCGCCATTCGCCGGCTGCTCGTCACCCAGGAGCCGGCTCACGCCGCGCAGAAGCCGGTGGACCGGTTCGATCTGATCGTGAGCGTCTCTCCACAGATGAAACTCATGAAACAGCTGGCGCGTGAAGTCGCCCTGACTGACGCCGCCGTGCTGATTACCGGCGAAAGCGGAACAGGAAAGGAATTGTTCGCCCAGGCCATTCACGCGGCCAGCCCGAGAGCCCACGGCCCTCTGGTTGCGCTGAATTGCGCCGGCATTCCCGAGCACCTCCTCGAATCGGAGCTCTTCGGGTATCATCAGGGTGCTTTCACCGATGCGACACACACGAAACCAGGGCGGTTCCAACAGGCCGAAGGCGGCACGCTCTTTTTGGATGAAATCGGCGAGATGAGCCCGGCCGCACAGGCCAAGCTGTTACGGGTCCTCGAAGACCATACCGTGGACCCGCTGGGCGATACGCAGAGCCATAAAGTCAACATCCGCATCATCGCCGCAACGAACGAAGATCTCCCGGCGCACATTAAAACCGGCCGCTTCCGGCTCGACCTCTACTACCGGCTCAACGTGTATCAGCTCCGCCTGCCTCCGCTCCGTGAACGGCCCGAGGACATCGAGCCGATCCTTCAGCGCTTTCTGGAGCAGGCCCGCGTCGAGCGTGGCTGCCGCATCACCGGCATCACCCCCGACGCCCTGGCCCTCTTGCGACGCCACTCCTGGCCGGGCAACGTCCGGGAACTCCATAATATGGCCGAATGGCTCACCATCACCTGCAAAGCAGACTGGATCGAACCGCAGCATCTTCCCCCCTCAGTGCATACCGAGAACGCCTCGGAGCCAGCGAGCCCTGAGCTGAAGCCGTCGCTCCTCGCCTTCGGACTCTCGGTGTCTGACATGGAGAAAAGGATGCTGGAAGAAGCCCTGCGCAAAGCGGCAGGGAACGTGTCAGAGGCGAGCCGCCTCCTGAAAATCACCCGCAACACCCTGCGTTACCGCATGGCCAAGTACCATCTGTCGTAGCACGCGGCCACAACAGCCTCGATCCTTCTACCGGATCGTCACCACCGTCACCCCATCGCCACCTTCGGCACGGTCGCCGGGACGGAGACCGGCGACGTAGGGGGAGCCTTTCAAATACTCTCGAAGCGTGGCCTTGAGCTTCCCTGTGCCGTGTCCATGGATGATGCGCAGAAACGGCGCGCCGTCGAGCGTGGCCCGATCCAGGGCTGCGATGACCTGATCGAGCGCCTCGTCGGCAGCCTGGCCGCGCACATCGACCACCGTCTGCTCATCCAGCCCCAACCCGCCGCCGGCCGGGAACTTGCGCGGGCTCGATGAGGGCGCCGGGGGAGCGGGCGCAGCCGCCCCGCGCGCCACACCGACGAGATTGGCGACGGTGGCCAATACTTCGCCCTCGCCCACTTTGACGCGAACCCGCTTCTTTCCTTGCGGCGCTTCCAGCAAACTCCCGGTCAGGCCCAACCCTGAAATTTCCACCTGATCGCCGATACTCAGCTGCGCGAGAGGAATCGGTTCGCCCGCCGGCGCCAGTTCTTGCTTGGCCTGCGCCTCCATCTCGCTCAACCGCTGTTTTGTTTCCTTGGCCTTGATCAGCTTTTGCTCGCGCTTGAACTCATCGACGGTCGCCTGCACCTCAGCCCGGGCGCGCTGAAACTGCTCGCCGATTTTTTTCTTGAGCCCCTTGCGGGCCTCCTGCTCGGCTTCTTCCAATCGTGCTTGCAGGGCTTTCGCTTCACTGGCCGCCTGTTCGGCTTCTGCTCTGGCTTGCCGCGCCCTCGCGGCGTCTTCAGCCAGCTGGCGCTGTTTCTGCTGCAAGTCGGCCATCAGATCTTCCAGCCGCCGATCTTCATGGCGCAGCCGCTGGCGCGCATCGGTCAAAATGGCTTCATCCATGCCCAGCCGCCCGGCAATCTCCAGCGCCGATGAGCCGCCGGGAATCCCCAAGAACAAGCGATAGGTCGGCGCCAGACGCGTCACGTCGAATTCCACGCTGGCGTTGGCAAACCCCGCCGTGGTCTGCGCCAATTCTTTCAAAG is a window of Nitrospira sp. DNA encoding:
- the thiI gene encoding tRNA uracil 4-sulfurtransferase ThiI, with protein sequence MKCAIVHYHELALKGRNRDYFEQRLVRNIQLALRGLGITRVENLRSRIRVMLPPDANGAAVSERLARVCGVANFSLARAVPLNLAEPNLEELNRAIIEELQSKSFSTFRVTAKRADKRLTLTSMDVERLVGEAIHERMGKPVSLKAPDLTVYIELLSRDAYFSVDKVQGPGGMPVGVSGTVACLISGGIDSPVAAYRMIKRGCRAVFVHFSGRPLVSRASEDKVRELVQTLNASLYETTLYVIPFGEIQREIVLNTPAPFRVVLYRRMMMRIAETLARKEECWGLVTGDSLGQVASQTPENLSVVEEVAGLPILRPLIGMDKLEITDDAKRIGTYETSIEPDQDCCKLFTPPHPSTKTRLAELLNVERALDIPRLVQQGLDKAERTEFTFPA
- a CDS encoding sigma-54 dependent transcriptional regulator, encoding MNPATFLLISSDVHTRRALEQVVPRHAILLTADTPLLGIRQIQQSNPALVLCEGTPHTVVPILQEARLRRPNLPVIVIGPQASVHEAVETMRAGAADYLAKPLVPEELDAAIRRLLVTQEPAHAAQKPVDRFDLIVSVSPQMKLMKQLAREVALTDAAVLITGESGTGKELFAQAIHAASPRAHGPLVALNCAGIPEHLLESELFGYHQGAFTDATHTKPGRFQQAEGGTLFLDEIGEMSPAAQAKLLRVLEDHTVDPLGDTQSHKVNIRIIAATNEDLPAHIKTGRFRLDLYYRLNVYQLRLPPLRERPEDIEPILQRFLEQARVERGCRITGITPDALALLRRHSWPGNVRELHNMAEWLTITCKADWIEPQHLPPSVHTENASEPASPELKPSLLAFGLSVSDMEKRMLEEALRKAAGNVSEASRLLKITRNTLRYRMAKYHLS
- the queG gene encoding tRNA epoxyqueuosine(34) reductase QueG; its protein translation is MALARAIKQEAQALGFDAVGIVRVDTAPALPPTLASRLTQWLQRGFHATMAWMERTPEKRADPRLVLPGCRSIIAVGINYFTGHRADERPGHGRIARYAWGQDYHDVVGAKLKALEARITALAPHATTRSYADTGPIMEKAWAEQAGLGWIGKHSNLVSAEHGSWLLLGEILTTLELDPDEPASDLCGSCTLCIQACPTGAIAEPYVVDATRCISYLTIELRGDMAAVPEELRRRMGNHIFGCDDCLDVCPFNLRAAPTQEPAFQPSPVTLAPDLDALAQLDDSAFRRTFHQSPIKRAKLAGLQRNLSIAKTNQ